Proteins encoded in a region of the Sander lucioperca isolate FBNREF2018 chromosome 18, SLUC_FBN_1.2, whole genome shotgun sequence genome:
- the itgb1bp1 gene encoding integrin beta-1-binding protein 1 isoform X1, whose amino-acid sequence MFRKVKKRHSSSSSQSSEISTKSKSVDSSLGGLSRSSTVASLDTDSTKSSGNSTSETCAEFRVKYVGAIEKLQFDMSKTLQEPLDLINYIDATQQDGKLPFVPGDEEMILGVSKYGVKVASLDQCDVLHRHPLYLIVRMLCYDDGLGAGKNLLALKTTDAKQEECSIWVYQCSSSEQAQSICKVLSASFDCALTSDKS is encoded by the exons ATGTTCCGGAAAGTCAAAAAgcgccacagcagcagcagctcgcAAAGCAGTGAGATCAGCACCAAAAGCAAa TCTGTCGACTCCAGTTTGGGAGGACTCTCCAGATCCAGTACCGTCGCCAGCCTCGATACAGATTCCACCAAGAGCTCAG GTAACAGCACGTCTGAAACATGTGCTGAGTTCCGTGTAAAGTATGTGGGAGCCATTGAGAAGTTACAGTTTGACATGAGCAAGACCCTCCAGGAGCCTCTGGACCTCATCAACTACATTGATGCCACTCAG CAAGATGGAAAGCTACCCTTCGTGCCGGGAGACGAAGAGATGATTCTGGGAGTGTCAAAGTACGGAGTCAAAGTGGCGTCGCTGGACCAGTGT GATGTGCTGCACCGGCACCCTCTGTACCTGATAGTGCGTATGCTGTGTTACGATGATGGCCTGGGTGCAGGGAAGAACCTCCTGGCTCTCAAAACCACCGATGCAAAGCAAGAGGAGTGCAGCATCTGGGTGTACCAGTGCAGCAGCTCG GAGCAGGCTCAGTCCATCTGCAAGGTGCTGTCGGCTTCCTTTGACTGCGCTCTGACATCAGACAAGTCCTGA
- the itgb1bp1 gene encoding integrin beta-1-binding protein 1 isoform X2 — protein MFRKVKKRHSSSSSQSSEISTKSKSVDSSLGGLSRSSTVASLDTDSTKSSGNSTSETCAEFRVKYVGAIEKLQFDMSKTLQEPLDLINYIDATQQDGKLPFVPGDEEMILGVSKYGVKVASLDQCDVLHRHPLYLIVRMLCYDDGLGAGKNLLALKTTDAKQEECSIWVYQCSSSAQSICKVLSASFDCALTSDKS, from the exons ATGTTCCGGAAAGTCAAAAAgcgccacagcagcagcagctcgcAAAGCAGTGAGATCAGCACCAAAAGCAAa TCTGTCGACTCCAGTTTGGGAGGACTCTCCAGATCCAGTACCGTCGCCAGCCTCGATACAGATTCCACCAAGAGCTCAG GTAACAGCACGTCTGAAACATGTGCTGAGTTCCGTGTAAAGTATGTGGGAGCCATTGAGAAGTTACAGTTTGACATGAGCAAGACCCTCCAGGAGCCTCTGGACCTCATCAACTACATTGATGCCACTCAG CAAGATGGAAAGCTACCCTTCGTGCCGGGAGACGAAGAGATGATTCTGGGAGTGTCAAAGTACGGAGTCAAAGTGGCGTCGCTGGACCAGTGT GATGTGCTGCACCGGCACCCTCTGTACCTGATAGTGCGTATGCTGTGTTACGATGATGGCCTGGGTGCAGGGAAGAACCTCCTGGCTCTCAAAACCACCGATGCAAAGCAAGAGGAGTGCAGCATCTGGGTGTACCAGTGCAGCAGCTCG GCTCAGTCCATCTGCAAGGTGCTGTCGGCTTCCTTTGACTGCGCTCTGACATCAGACAAGTCCTGA
- the LOC116035533 gene encoding cleavage and polyadenylation specificity factor subunit 3 produces MATKRKVEVIVPAEESDQLLIRPLGAGQEVGRSCIILEFKGRKIMLDCGIHPGLEGMDALPYIDLIDPAEIDLLLISHFHLDHCGALPWFLQKTSFKGRTFMTHATKAIYRWLLSDYVKVSNISADDMLYTETDLEESMDKIETINFHEVKEVAGIKFWCYHAGHVLGAAMFMIEIAGVKLLYTGDFSRQEDRHLMAAEIPSVKPDILIIESTYGTHIHEKREEREARFCNTVHDIVNREGRCLIPVFALGRAQELLLILDEYWQNHPELHDIPIYYASSLAKKCMAVYQTYVNAMNDKIRKAININNPFVFKHISNLKSMDHFDDIGPSVVMASPGMMQSGLSRELFESWCTDKRNGVIIAGYCVEGTLAKHIMSEPEEITTMSGQKLQLKMSVDYISFSAHTDYQQTSEFIRALKPPHVILVHGEQNEMARLKAALIREYEDNDQVHIEVHNPRNTEAVTLNFRGEKLAKVMGSLADKKSVQGQRVSGILVKKNFNYHILNPSDLSTYTELAMSTVKQTQAIPFTGPYSLLVCHLRNLTGDVEELDGTEKNTLKIFKNIILIYEAGMVLLEWLANPLNDMYADAVTTVVLEVQSNPKAQKAMETQSAVMDMDIFQTRLGVMLQDMFGEECVDFSDSKNISLTIDGKTVHICLETRSVCYEDECTEDDSLREMVELAVQRLYDALNPVI; encoded by the exons ATGGCGACAAAACGCAAAGTAGAGGTGATTGTCCCCGCAGAGGAGAGTGACCAGCTCCTAATTCGTCCACT GGGTGCTGGTCAGGAGGTTGGGAGGTCATGCATCATCCTGGAGTTCAAAGGAAGGAAAATTATG CTAGACTGTGGTATCCACCCTGGCTTGGAGGGAATGGATGCTCTCCCCTACATAGACTTGATTGACCCAGCTGAGATAGACCTGCTGCTCATCAGCCA TTTCCACTTGGATCACTGTGGAGCTCTGccctggtttctccagaaaacCAGCTTTAAAGGCAGGACCTTCATGACCCATGCCACGAAGGCCATCTACCGCTGGCTACTGTCAGATTACGTCAAAGTCAG CAACATTTCTGCAGATGACATGCTGTACACGGAGACTGACCTGGAGGAGAGCATGGATAAGATTGAGACCATCAACTTCCACGAGGTCAAGGAGGTGGCTGGAATCAAGTTCTGGTGCTACCACGCTGGGCATGTGCTGGGAGCTGCCATGTTCATGATCGAGATAGCTGGAGTCAAG CTGCTGTACACAGGAGACTTCTCCCGACAGGAAGACAGGCATCTGATGGCAGCAGAGATCCCCAGTGTCAAACCTGACATCTTAATCATA GAGTCCACCTACGGCACCCACATCCATGAGAAGAGGGAGGAGCGTGAGGCTCGGTTCTGTAACACAGTCCATGACATTGTCAACAGAGAAGGCCGCTGTTTAATCCCTGTGTTCGCCTTGGGGAGGGCCCAGGAACTGCTGCTCATCCTGG ATGAGTACTGGCAGAACCACCCGGAGCTCCATGACATCCCCATCTACTATGCATCGTCCCTGGCCAAGAAGTGCATGGCTGTGTACCAGACCTACGTCAACGCAATGAACGACAAGATCCGCAAGGCCATCAATATCAACAACCCTTTTGTCTTCAAGCATATCAGCAACCTCAAG aGCATGGATCATTTTGATGACATCGGTCCCAGTGTGGTGATGGCGTCTCCAGGTATGATGCAGAGCGGGCTCTCCAGAGAGCTCTTTGAGAGCTGGTGCACTGATAAGAGGAACGGGGTCATCATCGCTGGATACTGTGTAGAGGGCACACTGGCTAAG CACATTATGTCTGAGCCGGAGGAGATCACCACCATGTCAGGACAGAAGCTGCAGCTGAAAATGTCAGTGGACTACATCTCTTTTTCTGCCCACACTGACTACCAGCAAACCAGCGAGTTCATCAGGGCCCTCAAACCACCACATGTG ATCCTGGTCCACGGGGAGCAGAATGAGATGGCCCGTCTGAAGGCTGCGCTGATCAGGGAGTACGAGGATAATGACCAGGTTCACATCGAAGTCCACAACCCTCGCAACACAGAAGCTGTCACCCTCAACTTCAGGGGAGAGAAACTGGCCAAG GTGATGGGCTCTCTGGCTGATAAGAAGAGTGTTCAGGGCCAGAGGGTGTCAGGCATACTGGTGAAAAAGAACTTCAACTACCACATCCTCAATCCCTCTGACCTTTCTA CATACACAGAGCTGGCCATGAGCACAGTGAAACAGACCCAGGCCATCCCCTTCACTGGACCTTATTCACTGCTCGTCTGCCATCTGAGGAACCTCACCG GTGACGTGGAAGAGCTGGATGGAACCGAGAAGAACACTTTgaagatttttaaaaatatcattCTGATCTATGAGGCCGGCATGGTTCTGCTGGAG TGGCTAGCCAACCCTCTCAATGACATGTATGCCGACGCTGTCACCACTGTAGTGCTGGAAGTCCAGTCAAACCCAAAGGCTCAGAAAG CCATGGAGACCCAGAGTGCCGTTATGGACATGGACATCTTCCAAACCCGACTAGGAGTCATGTTGCA gGACATGTTTGGTGAGGAATGTGTGGATTTCAGTGACAGTAAAAACATCTCTTTGACAATCGATGGGAAGACTGTTCACATCTGCTTGGAAACGAGG TCGGTGTGCTACGAGGATGAATGCACAGAGGACGACTCCCTGAGAGAGATGGTGGAGCTGGCAGTGCAGCGCCTCTATGACGCCCTCAACCCGGTCATCTGA